The region aaatttaaaaaaaataatatttttggtGATATTTAATGGTAAAATCAGAAATTGCTTCCGGCAAAAGTTGAAAagcattttttttcaaaagtaagGGGCATGCTTTCTCTAACATCAATTTTCAACCCAAAAACGCTtttcagaaaaataatttttgaattatcAAACAATTTTTAACTGATTTTCAGCAAAAAAATTGTTGTTGTCGTCTGCATCAACAACATCAAACACACCCCATGTTCGATATAGTCATTGACATTCGGGTGATGGCCCAAAATGCCCATCAcagaataattaaaataaaataaataattaagagaAGATACGCATGTCACATATGCGCATCTTCCTTTTTATTTCAATCAGCAAAAATTGAAAATTTACCACTGACCGAAATCCAAAAAAGTCCGGATTTAGAAAAAATCAGATTAAAGTCATATTCGGTGCAGATAAAAATCCGGGTTTTTTGAAAAGTTCAGTTAAAAATCCATTTATTTTTCTTATAAAATCTAAAATGtacaatatttttaataaattttgaaaaactATATTATACTTTTAGAAAATTATTATCaacggctgcgggttacctacgataaaaaaaaatcattatcaatataaaaaaaatcaattttaatctAACTAAAAAAACATGTAATATTAAAGAAAATTCATGGGATGAATTAAGCTAGTACCATGTTTTCATTAAATATTATAAATTGTAGTTTTCTATGAATAAACAAAATCATGCATCATAAGAAAAATATCATCATcataatatattaaataaaaaaacaagaagaaaagaGTTTATATGCACCGTAAACCCGGTTACCCGATCTTCTCTTCCTCCGCAAAACCCTAGAATTTAATTTTACATTTATCTCTTTATCACTGCTTCAATTCACAAGGTTCGTTCCTTTTTATATCTACTGTATGTATTCTCTCGCTCAATTATATTTTCTATACATCAATTCAATTAGCTTTTAGATTCTAATTACACTTTGTATTTAAAATGTTTAGCCTAGTGTTTTTTTTTGTATTAATTATTAATGTGTTTATGTTTGTGTATGCTTATATTTTGCGAAATTTGATATGAATGTGTATTGCGAAAGCGTAGTAGTAGTGAACTAGTTTGTATGATGATTGCGTATATGTGTAGTGAATTTCGATTCGTGTACATGTTTATGGTGGAATTTCAGTTAGTTACTTTGTTTACGACACACACCTAATGTGTGTGCTTTGGATAGTAGTAACTTAGATTGACTTGTTTTTTAGGAATGGTGGTTGTGTATGTAGATTATGTAGGCTTTTCTTTTGATGATTGCATACTAAAGAGTAGTGACTTGATGATTTTGTAATCATGCGGTATAAAATTATTGGTTGATGTTAAAAAATTGATTTGTAATTTTTTTCGTATGTAAGTGTATTACTATGAAACTTCAGCTAACCATTACGATAGCGATTGTGGTGCTAGATCCATGGTTTGAATGCTGATTAATATTTAAGACCAGCTTTGCCTTGTGTTATTTTTTTTCCCTAGTAAAAGGCCATAGACAACTTATGATTTTTTTAAGAAATTCTTTACTTTATGATTTTGCTAAAAACATTTTGTTTCATTTCAGAGACGATTTTTTTTTCTCTGATTTTGCTAATAATTCTTTACTCTGTGATTTTGTTAAAAATATGTTTGTGTTGTTTCAGAATGGTTGCCTAATCCGACTTGTTGTCAAGTGCATAGGAACAAGAAAATACTATATCAAGGGGCTTTTGTAGAAAGTAAATGGTTTCACCCGGACGAATCCGGAACCCTGTGAAAAGAGATGCAGAGGAGAACTTGGATTTGAAGATTGATAGAGTAAAAGAGGAGGAAGAATGGGATGGTGATGAGAGGAGGAAACACAGGTCAAGTAGGACTAAACGGAGTGGGAATGTAGAGGACAGTGAAGGACTGGACAACAGTGGAAGAAAGAGAAGTAGCGGGGACAGAAATGAAAGTAGTCGTAAGAGGTCAGCTGGCGGCTCGAGCAGAACCGGTGGTAGTGATGAAGAAGATTACGAAACTAAAAAGGAGTTGCGTTCTAAGCAGATGAAGAAGAAACAAGATGAAAGTGCACTGGAGAAACTGAGCAATTGGTATCAAGATGGAGAAGCAGCTGATAATAAGCATGATGGTGTCAACAAATCCGGGAAGAGAGGACATGGTCGACCTGATgaacatgagagaaaagatttGCCATCAAAATTCATAGATCATGACAACATCCAGAGCAAAACCAAAGGCAAAAATGAAAGATTAAATGATGAAAGAGTCAAGGATGAAAGAGTCAAGGATGAAAGAGTCAAGGATGAAAGAGTCAAGGATGAAAAAGTGAAGGATGAAAGAGTAAAGGATGAAAGAGTGAAGGATGAAAGAGTAGTAAATGAAAGAGTAGTAAAGGATGAAAGAGTAAATGAGGTAGAGATGGAAAAGGGAGATAGATCTAAAGGAAGAGATGATAGCTGGAGTAACAGGCAAAGGAACAGAGAGGATTCTAGAGACAACTGGAGGAGAAGGCAACCCAGCATTCATGACAAAGATTTCAAAGATGGGGACACGGGTTATGATCATGGCAGAGAAAGGGATTTGCAGAGACGTGGCCGTGACTGGATCGACAATGATAGGCCTCAAGGTCGATTTGGCGGAAGAAAAGATGGGATCAGAACTGAAGCTGTGAAAACCTCTTCAAATTACGGGATTGAAAATTATGATGTGATAGAGATTCAAACCAAATCCTTTGATTATCCCAGAGAGGAACATATATTCCCCTCTGACAGGAGCAACGAAACTGGTCAGCAAGCGCATACCAAATTGCCACCCAATGATGAAGATGATGCTTATCCACAGGAGAATAGAGCAGGAAAGGTTGATTTGTATGGGCCTGGACAATCTGTTGAAGATTCTAAGGATAGATTTCTGGATGATGGTCCTTTAAGGGATCAAAATTCTTGGAGGGGTGAGATCGACTCTCCGTCTGGGAATGCAAGGGGTGAGAAAAGTGGTAGATTCAATGTTGGTAGAGCTAACGGCCAAAGTTCTAGCGCTGGTGGTTCACAACCTCGACATGTAAATGAGGAAGCAGGTTCCTTTAATAGAGCTGTTCCGGGAGGAAATAGAGGAAATCGAATTGGTGGGAGAGGGAGGGGTAGGCCTACTGGGAGAGAGAACCAACAGCTTGCAATCCCAGTACCCATGGTGGGATCACCTTTTGGACCAATTGGAATGCCACCCCTGACTCATAACATGTCTCCTGGTCCTGGTCCTCCAATCCCCCCGGGTGTCTTTATTCCACCATTTTCTCCTCCTGTTGTTTGGCCTGGACCTCGTGGTATGGATATGAATATGTTAGGAGTTCCACCAGGTATCTCACCTGTCCCTCCTGGACCTTCTGGGCCTAGATTTACTCCAAATATAGGGCCTCCACCAAATCCTGCTATGTTTTTTAATCAACCAGGCTCTGGCAGAGGAGGATCCCCGAATATGTCTGGGGTAAATTTCAACGTTATGGTACCATCTGGGCGTGGACAACCACAAGAAAAAACCACCGGGGGCTGGGTTCCTCCTAGAAGTAATGTCCCTCATGGTAAAGCTCCTTCCAGGGGAGAGCAAAATGATTACTCACAAAACTTTGTAGACACTGGTATGCGTCCACAAAATTATATCAGGGAACTAGAACTTACTAGTGTTGTGGAGGACTACCCAAAACTTCGAGAGCTTATACAAAAGAAGGACGAGATCGTTACAAACTCTGCTACTGCTCCTATGTATTACAAGTCTGACCTGCGTGAACAGGTTCTATCGCCAGAATTTTTCGGGACGAAGTTTGATGTCATACTTGTGGATCCACCTTGGGAGGAATATGTTCACCGAGCTCCTGGTGTCACCGACCACATGGAGTCTTGGACATTTGAAGAAATCCAGAATCTTAAAATTGAGGTAATCGTAATACGTTTGCTATTCATGTGTGGATTCCATGGCACTAAGAATGAGTGAAACTACTTAGATACATTACTAAAAGGACCACTGATCATGGTTTGTGATACTGGCATATATGTAAcaacaataattatcaaaatgTGAAATTTGGTTTGTCAATAAAAGAGAAATTTAGCTTGAGGAAGAAAAAGGGAACTACATTTGTGAATGAATGGATGAATTTGTAATGgtaataatattatatttatggCACCGCCTAGAGAGATTGAAGGACATACTACCTTGGTACTTTATTTGAGTACTAGTAATTTTTCGTTAATATCCATTTTAGggttcaaaaattaaaaaaattaagatAATATCGCTGTCATGGTTGTACACACACAAACATACAAACTCACCTTAGTTTTATTGATTAACATTACAAAATTAACATACATACGATATCTCTTTCTTGTTTTCAGGCAATAGCTGATACACCTTCTTTTATCTTTCTTTGGGTTGGTGATGGTCTTGGCCTGGAGCAGGGAAGGCTATGTCTAAAGAAGGTATTTTTAATTCCTAGTGAGGCTGTCTTCTGGGTCATAGCTTGTTAATGCACACCCTTTATCTATTTGTTGACTCCCTAGGTCCTGAAATAGTGTAAATGAATGACTAATTTGACTTTTAGAAGTCAGTTTGACTGAATGCAAAGTTCATAATTAGGCATCTGTttttaatattgatttatatttTGCATAAATTTTTGCAGTTTTT is a window of Apium graveolens cultivar Ventura chromosome 11, ASM990537v1, whole genome shotgun sequence DNA encoding:
- the LOC141698636 gene encoding N6-adenosine-methyltransferase non-catalytic subunit MTB — encoded protein: MVSPGRIRNPVKRDAEENLDLKIDRVKEEEEWDGDERRKHRSSRTKRSGNVEDSEGLDNSGRKRSSGDRNESSRKRSAGGSSRTGGSDEEDYETKKELRSKQMKKKQDESALEKLSNWYQDGEAADNKHDGVNKSGKRGHGRPDEHERKDLPSKFIDHDNIQSKTKGKNERLNDERVKDERVKDERVKDERVKDEKVKDERVKDERVKDERVVNERVVKDERVNEVEMEKGDRSKGRDDSWSNRQRNREDSRDNWRRRQPSIHDKDFKDGDTGYDHGRERDLQRRGRDWIDNDRPQGRFGGRKDGIRTEAVKTSSNYGIENYDVIEIQTKSFDYPREEHIFPSDRSNETGQQAHTKLPPNDEDDAYPQENRAGKVDLYGPGQSVEDSKDRFLDDGPLRDQNSWRGEIDSPSGNARGEKSGRFNVGRANGQSSSAGGSQPRHVNEEAGSFNRAVPGGNRGNRIGGRGRGRPTGRENQQLAIPVPMVGSPFGPIGMPPLTHNMSPGPGPPIPPGVFIPPFSPPVVWPGPRGMDMNMLGVPPGISPVPPGPSGPRFTPNIGPPPNPAMFFNQPGSGRGGSPNMSGVNFNVMVPSGRGQPQEKTTGGWVPPRSNVPHGKAPSRGEQNDYSQNFVDTGMRPQNYIRELELTSVVEDYPKLRELIQKKDEIVTNSATAPMYYKSDLREQVLSPEFFGTKFDVILVDPPWEEYVHRAPGVTDHMESWTFEEIQNLKIEAIADTPSFIFLWVGDGLGLEQGRLCLKKWGFRRCEDICWVKTNKTTATPGLRHDSRTLFQRSKEHCLMGIKGTVRRSTDGHIIHANIDTDVIIAEEPPYGSTAKPEDMYRIIEHFCLGRRRLELFGEDHNIRSGWLTVGKDLSSSNFNSEAYIKNFADKDGKIWQGGGGRNPPPESGHLVVTTPDIESLRPKSPMKNQLQMQQQHSNSITLTSASSANKRPGNLPQMYNGPGMSEEASNSFNNPPQMPWPPQMDGFRGDVGVMGSEDKVFDMYAYNSPFVQPPGDYPDYESQRVMNMM